The sequence below is a genomic window from Streptococcus oralis.
GGTTGCCAAGAGATGGAAGATAGTCTGATGGGGCAATTGAACCAAAAGGTACAAACCATAGACTAAGACTAGATCTACAAGTACAAAACTATAGAAAGCTAAGTTGCTCTTGACAAAGTTACTCTTATACAATTCCCAAGCTTCTTTCAAACTATAAGCTCGATAAGTATAACCGTGCTCCGCATATAAACTCATAAGAGTTGCACTAGCTGGTGCCAAACCAAAGACCACACCTCCTGCTAGTGTCAATAACCAGAAAAAAGCCGTCGCAATCATTCCTAAAAAGAAACGATTAAAGACGAATTCTAGAAACTTTCCCATGATATCCTCCTTAAAACAACTATGTAACTATTATATCATATTTCAAACGTTTTCAAAAACATAGAGCTCCCATTTACAATACTCTAAAAGCGTGATACAATTGATTTTGACAGTTTTATATAAGGAGATTCTCATGAAGAAAAATATCTTAACTACCCTCTTAGCCGTCGTTCTCTACTTCCTTTGTCTAGGGATTGGAGTATTACTTGGACACTTGGTAGACTCAACGGGCAATATGTTCTACGCGCCTGCCTTTTCTGCCTTTGTCGGGGGAAGCGTCTACATGCTTCTTTTAGCAAAGGTTCCTCGTTTTGGTGCAATCACCACTCTCGGGCTCTTTATGGCAATTTTTTTCCTAGCTAGTAAACACGGCGCTGGCGCCTTTCTACCTGCTATCACTTGCGGTCTTGCAGCAGATGTCACTGCTCGCCTCGGCCACTATCAGGATAAGATTAAAAATCTTCTCTCCTTCCTCGTCTTTGCTTTTAGCACAAGTGGTCCTATCCTCCTCATGTGGATCAATCCAGCATCCTACGAGGCAGCTCTCCTCGCTCGTGGAAAATCTCAGGAATACATCGACCGTATCATGGTCGCTCCCGAGTTGGACAAAATCCTTCTCTTTGTCGCAAGCATCCTCCTAGGTGCCTTGATGGGGGCTGTGATGGGGCAATTTCTAAGTCAAAAAATCACCGATAAAATGTAACGTAAAAGCCCTGAAGACTAGCAATGCCTAGTTCCAGGGCCTTTTTGTATACAATCTTAGAATTCACTATAGATAAATTCTTGAATATTCGAAAAATCGGTCACAAAACAGTAAATCACGATGCTTAAGATAACCGTATAGAAAAATAGTGTCCACAAGATTAAACGCTGTGTGTTAGTTAGCTTGGTTTGCAAATTTGTAAAGTTCTTTTTCAACTTCCATCCATCCTTTCACTCCAACGTGCATCACGTCAAATAAAAAGTAATCATCATACTCTCTGTTTCCATAGTTTAGTACCGTTGCACCATGGCTTTTTGCGACATCTTCTATTTTTTTATAAGTTTTTTCTCGCATTTCTCTTGAGACACCAGTGTAGTCGTTCCATTTCCCGTTTACTGGGAAAATAATAACCTCAACTTCAATGCCCAATTCCTTAGCAACTGTCAAGAAAAGTTCCATATCTGAATATTCTGGTGACTCTAGGTAACTCAAATCTTTATTAGAATCTTTCAGCGATGCATAGCGGTCTTTTAAGTAAGTATTGTAGTAGTTATTATCAACAGCATAGTCATTACTGTCTGTTTTCTTTTTGACCTCTTCCACAAACTGAGCCGTCATTTTCTCCCAATCATAGTCTGGGGTTTTGTCTCCTAGTGAAGGATAATCTGATTTCTCATGATTTTCATAAAATTTTCGTTTGAGCTTAAAGGAATACATCGCGTTCTCAAACTCCAGTAGTTTTTTATCAACAATGGTTCCTTTTCCATCTATGAAATAACTTTTATATTTTTTATAGATGTCATTTTGTTGCTTGTTCCCCTTGGTAATCTCGATAATGCGATTGATTAGTTTTTCTTTCGTTTCTTTACTAATCTTGTCATTATCTAGCATGTGGAAAATATGTTCCTGAGAAGCCTTGTTCAAAAAGGCATCTTGATGAGTCCCATCTTTTTCAAACCACTGAACCGACTCTACTATAGCTACTTTTCGCTTGGTCATAGATCCTTCAATAGAGCCCAAGGTCGTAGCTTGAATGATGTTTTGAGAATAACTAGTCCCAATCTGCATGATATTAAAATCGTTGTAGTTAAAAATTTTATTAGGATGATAGTCTTCATTTATCGTTGCAACCAACTCTGAAGAACCCATTAGAACCAGTGTATTGGGGGTGATATTGCTTGTTAGAATATCTCTACTTTTATACTTTTCATACGAGGTGCTAT
It includes:
- a CDS encoding YesL family protein — protein: MGKFLEFVFNRFFLGMIATAFFWLLTLAGGVVFGLAPASATLMSLYAEHGYTYRAYSLKEAWELYKSNFVKSNLAFYSFVLVDLVLVYGLYLLVQLPHQTIFHLLATFLNILVVAFVFLAYTVSLKLQVHYELSYRNTVKLALIGIFMNLPAIAKVLFGTVMLVGIGYYMPALLSFVGIGMWHFFISDMLEPVYESIHEKLATK
- a CDS encoding MptD family putative ECF transporter S component — translated: MKKNILTTLLAVVLYFLCLGIGVLLGHLVDSTGNMFYAPAFSAFVGGSVYMLLLAKVPRFGAITTLGLFMAIFFLASKHGAGAFLPAITCGLAADVTARLGHYQDKIKNLLSFLVFAFSTSGPILLMWINPASYEAALLARGKSQEYIDRIMVAPELDKILLFVASILLGALMGAVMGQFLSQKITDKM
- the dltD gene encoding D-alanyl-lipoteichoic acid biosynthesis protein DltD, with product MIKLKAFLLSLVLVIATLALLNVTYVKKIDDYYKVKDNSIRYSTSYEKYKSRDILTSNITPNTLVLMGSSELVATINEDYHPNKIFNYNDFNIMQIGTSYSQNIIQATTLGSIEGSMTKRKVAIVESVQWFEKDGTHQDAFLNKASQEHIFHMLDNDKISKETKEKLINRIIEITKGNKQQNDIYKKYKSYFIDGKGTIVDKKLLEFENAMYSFKLKRKFYENHEKSDYPSLGDKTPDYDWEKMTAQFVEEVKKKTDSNDYAVDNNYYNTYLKDRYASLKDSNKDLSYLESPEYSDMELFLTVAKELGIEVEVIIFPVNGKWNDYTGVSREMREKTYKKIEDVAKSHGATVLNYGNREYDDYFLFDVMHVGVKGWMEVEKELYKFANQAN